In one Limosilactobacillus oris genomic region, the following are encoded:
- a CDS encoding alpha/beta hydrolase: MKTYTGETCFFPHSGKRGVILLHAYTGNSNDVRMLARHLNWAGYTVCAPLFTGHGGDPRKILQTGNPDEWWDDTRMAIFRLKDYGLTQIAIFGLSLGGLFATKALEEDPSLAGGGVFASPITSWGATNVPEYFPRLAAKYYRQHGLEPDLIQERLNWLGARLPQQLGAIQQLTKELDQRLGQIKRPFFIAQGGADEMIDPRSGTTLRDKLQAQGTPVDYHYYPTATHLLTVNSAHRQLFSDVEHFLNNLFEVQNDK, from the coding sequence ATGAAGACCTATACTGGCGAAACCTGCTTTTTCCCCCATAGCGGCAAACGGGGAGTGATCCTCCTGCACGCCTATACTGGGAACAGCAATGATGTCCGGATGCTGGCCCGCCACTTGAATTGGGCGGGGTATACCGTTTGTGCACCCCTCTTTACGGGCCATGGCGGCGATCCTCGGAAAATTTTGCAAACCGGCAACCCCGATGAGTGGTGGGATGATACCCGGATGGCAATCTTTCGGCTTAAAGATTACGGCCTGACCCAGATTGCCATTTTTGGCCTATCACTCGGCGGACTTTTCGCAACCAAGGCCCTGGAAGAGGATCCTAGTTTAGCTGGTGGCGGTGTTTTTGCGTCACCGATTACCAGCTGGGGTGCGACTAACGTTCCGGAATATTTTCCCCGTCTGGCTGCCAAGTATTACCGGCAGCATGGCCTGGAGCCGGACTTGATCCAGGAACGCTTAAACTGGTTAGGCGCACGGCTTCCCCAGCAGCTGGGAGCAATTCAGCAGTTGACCAAGGAGCTGGATCAGCGGCTCGGCCAGATCAAGCGGCCGTTTTTCATCGCCCAGGGCGGGGCCGATGAGATGATTGACCCGCGTTCGGGAACTACCCTGCGGGATAAGCTGCAAGCTCAGGGGACCCCAGTTGATTACCACTATTACCCAACGGCGACCCACCTGTTGACGGTCAATTCTGCCCACCGTCAACTGTTTAGCGACGTGGAACACTTTTTAAATAACTTATTTGAGGTACAAAATGACAAGTAA